One Pseudomonas muyukensis DNA segment encodes these proteins:
- a CDS encoding murein hydrolase activator EnvC family protein, which translates to MLRALILLALSCLLTPAFAADERAQTQQQLDATRQDIAELKKMLGKLQEEKAGVQKDLKSTETDIGNLEKQVEALQKELKKTEGELERLDHEKKKLQSARVEQQRLIAIQARSAYQNNGREEYLKLLLNQQNPEKFARTLTYYDYLSQARLEQLRAFNETLRQLANVEQDIGRQQEQLLSQRADLDNRRQALVAERDKRQQVLAKLNTDMKARDQKLQSREQDQADLSKVLKTIEETLARQAREAEEARQRALLARQEEEQRRKAQALAAARDNAPEEAPKKARTTLGPVVSSDGASYGGAFSAARGKLPWPVNGRLLARFGDARGSDARAKWDGVMIGASAGTQVRAVHGGRVVFADWLRGAGLLVILDHGNGYLSLYGHNQSLLKSAGDIVKAGEAISTVGDSGGQDSAGLYFAIRQQGRPSDPAQWCRG; encoded by the coding sequence ATGCTCCGCGCCCTCATCCTACTCGCCCTGTCATGCCTGCTCACCCCGGCCTTCGCCGCCGATGAGCGCGCACAGACCCAGCAACAGCTGGACGCCACCCGCCAGGACATCGCCGAGCTGAAAAAAATGCTGGGCAAGCTCCAGGAGGAAAAAGCCGGCGTGCAGAAAGACCTCAAGTCCACCGAGACCGATATCGGCAACCTCGAGAAACAGGTGGAGGCGCTGCAAAAAGAACTAAAAAAGACCGAGGGCGAGCTGGAGCGCCTTGATCACGAGAAAAAAAAACTCCAGAGCGCCCGCGTTGAACAACAACGCCTGATTGCCATCCAGGCCCGTTCGGCCTACCAGAACAACGGCCGCGAGGAATACCTCAAGCTGCTGCTCAACCAGCAGAACCCCGAGAAGTTCGCCCGCACCCTGACCTACTACGACTACCTGAGCCAGGCGCGCCTGGAGCAGTTGCGCGCCTTCAACGAAACCCTGCGCCAGCTGGCCAACGTCGAGCAGGACATCGGCCGCCAGCAGGAACAACTGCTGAGCCAGCGCGCCGACCTCGACAATCGCCGCCAGGCCCTGGTCGCCGAACGCGACAAGCGCCAGCAGGTACTGGCCAAGCTCAACACCGACATGAAAGCGCGCGACCAGAAGCTGCAAAGCCGCGAGCAGGACCAGGCCGACCTGAGCAAGGTGCTCAAGACCATCGAGGAGACCCTCGCCCGCCAGGCCCGCGAAGCCGAGGAGGCCCGCCAGCGCGCCCTGCTGGCCAGGCAGGAAGAAGAACAGCGGCGCAAGGCCCAGGCCCTGGCCGCCGCCCGTGACAATGCCCCCGAGGAGGCCCCGAAAAAAGCCCGCACCACCCTGGGCCCGGTGGTTTCCAGCGACGGCGCCAGCTATGGCGGTGCTTTTTCCGCCGCCCGGGGAAAACTTCCATGGCCGGTCAATGGTCGATTGCTCGCACGCTTCGGTGACGCCCGCGGCAGCGATGCCCGGGCCAAGTGGGACGGGGTGATGATCGGCGCCAGCGCCGGCACCCAGGTGCGCGCGGTGCATGGCGGGCGCGTGGTGTTCGCCGACTGGTTGCGCGGCGCAGGACTTCTGGTCATCCTCGACCATGGCAACGGTTACCTGAGCCTGTACGGCCACAATCAGAGCCTGCTCAAGAGCGCCGGCGACATCGTCAAGGCCGGCGAGGCGATCTCCACCGTCGGCGACAGCGGCGGCCAGGACAGCGCCGGGTTGTACTTCGCGATTCGCCAGCAAGGCCGGCCCAGCGACCCCGCGCAATGGTGCCGCGGCTAG
- the ntrC gene encoding nitrogen regulation protein NR(I): protein MSRSETVWIVDDDRSIRWVLEKALQQEGMNTQSFDSADGVMGRLARQQPDVIISDIRMPGASGLDLLAQIREQHPGLPVIIMTAHSDLDSAVASYQGGAFEYLPKPFDVDEAVSLVKRANQHAQEQQALEVPQAQARTPEIIGEAPAMQEVFRAIGRLSHSNITVLINGESGTGKELVAHALHRHSPRAAAPFIALNMAAIPKDLMESELFGHEKGAFTGAANLRRGRFEQADGGTLFLDEIGDMPADTQTRLLRVLADGEFYRVGGHVPVKVDVRIIAATHQNLESLVQAGKFREDLFHRLNVIRIHIPRLADRREDIPALARHFLGRAALELAVEPKLLKPETEAFIRNLPWPGNVRQLENTCRWITVMASSREVLIGDLPPELLSLPQDATPVTNWEQALRQWADQALARGQSNLLDSAVPSFERIMIETALKHTAGRRRDAALLLGWGRNTLTRKIKELGMNVAAEDEDEAQEH, encoded by the coding sequence ATGAGCCGAAGTGAAACCGTCTGGATCGTCGATGATGATCGCTCCATCCGCTGGGTGTTGGAGAAAGCCTTGCAACAGGAAGGCATGAACACCCAGAGCTTCGACAGCGCCGATGGCGTCATGGGCCGCCTGGCCCGCCAGCAACCGGACGTGATCATCTCCGACATCCGCATGCCGGGGGCCAGCGGCCTCGACCTGCTGGCGCAGATCCGCGAACAGCACCCGGGGCTGCCGGTGATCATCATGACCGCCCACTCCGACCTGGACAGCGCCGTGGCCTCGTACCAGGGCGGCGCCTTCGAGTACCTGCCCAAGCCGTTCGACGTGGATGAAGCGGTATCGCTGGTCAAGCGCGCCAACCAGCACGCCCAGGAGCAACAGGCCCTGGAAGTCCCCCAGGCCCAGGCCCGCACCCCCGAGATCATCGGCGAAGCGCCGGCGATGCAGGAGGTGTTCCGCGCCATTGGCCGGCTCAGCCACTCCAACATCACCGTGCTGATCAACGGCGAGTCGGGGACCGGCAAGGAGCTGGTGGCCCACGCCTTGCACCGCCACAGCCCACGGGCAGCCGCGCCGTTCATCGCGCTGAACATGGCGGCGATTCCCAAGGACCTGATGGAGTCCGAGCTGTTCGGCCACGAGAAAGGCGCCTTCACCGGCGCCGCCAACCTGCGCCGCGGCCGCTTCGAGCAGGCCGACGGCGGCACGCTGTTCCTCGACGAGATCGGCGACATGCCCGCCGACACCCAGACCCGCCTGCTGCGGGTCCTGGCCGATGGTGAGTTCTACCGGGTCGGCGGGCATGTGCCGGTGAAGGTGGACGTGCGCATCATCGCCGCCACCCACCAGAACCTCGAATCCCTGGTCCAGGCCGGCAAGTTCCGTGAGGACCTGTTCCACCGCCTGAACGTGATTCGCATCCACATCCCGCGCCTGGCCGACCGCCGCGAGGACATCCCGGCGCTGGCCCGTCACTTCCTCGGCCGCGCGGCCCTGGAACTGGCCGTGGAGCCCAAGCTGCTGAAGCCGGAAACCGAGGCGTTCATCCGCAACCTGCCCTGGCCGGGCAACGTGCGCCAGTTGGAGAACACCTGCCGCTGGATCACCGTGATGGCCTCCAGCCGCGAGGTGCTGATCGGCGACCTGCCGCCAGAGCTGCTCAGCCTGCCGCAGGACGCTACGCCGGTCACCAACTGGGAGCAGGCGCTGCGCCAGTGGGCCGACCAGGCCCTGGCACGCGGCCAGAGCAACCTGCTCGACAGCGCAGTGCCGAGCTTCGAGCGGATCATGATCGAGACCGCGCTCAAGCACACCGCCGGCCGCCGTCGCGATGCGGCGCTGTTGCTGGGCTGGGGGCGCAATACCCTGACGCGCAAGATCAAGGAGCTGGGGATGAATGTCGCCGCAGAGGATGAGGACGAAGCGCAAGAGCACTGA
- the glnL gene encoding nitrogen regulation protein NR(II), translating into MTISDAQHRLLLDNLTTATLLLNGELRLEYMNPAAEMLLAVSGQRSHGQFISELFTESTEALNSLRQAVEHAHPFTKREAQLTSLTGQTITVDYAVTSILHQGQTLLLLEVHPRDRLLRITKEEAQLSKQETTKMLVRGLAHEIKNPLGGIRGAAQLLARELPEDGLRDYTNVIIEEADRLRNLVDRMLGSNKLPSLAMTNIHEVLERVCSLVEAESQGGITLVRDYDPSLPDVLVDREQMIQAVLNIVRNAMQAIGGQNELRLGRITLRSRAVRQFTIGHVRHRLVARVEIVDNGPGIPAELQDTLFYPMVSGRPDGTGLGLAITQNIISQHQGLIECESHPGHTTFSIYLPLEQGATAP; encoded by the coding sequence ATGACCATCAGCGATGCACAGCACCGTCTGCTCCTGGACAACCTGACCACCGCCACGCTGCTGCTCAATGGCGAACTGCGCCTGGAGTACATGAACCCGGCCGCGGAAATGCTCCTGGCCGTCAGCGGCCAGCGCAGCCATGGGCAGTTCATCAGCGAGCTGTTCACCGAGTCGACCGAGGCGCTCAACTCGCTGCGCCAGGCCGTGGAGCACGCGCATCCGTTCACCAAGCGCGAAGCCCAACTGACCTCGCTGACCGGGCAGACCATCACCGTCGACTACGCCGTGACCTCCATCCTGCACCAGGGCCAGACCCTGCTGTTGCTCGAGGTACACCCACGCGACCGGTTGCTGCGCATCACCAAGGAAGAGGCCCAGCTGAGCAAGCAGGAAACCACCAAGATGCTGGTGCGCGGCCTGGCCCATGAGATCAAGAACCCGCTCGGCGGCATCCGCGGCGCGGCACAGCTATTGGCCCGCGAGCTGCCCGAGGACGGCCTGCGCGACTACACCAACGTGATCATCGAGGAAGCCGACCGCCTGCGAAACCTGGTCGACCGCATGCTCGGCTCGAACAAGCTGCCATCGCTGGCCATGACCAACATCCACGAGGTGCTGGAGCGCGTGTGCAGCCTGGTCGAGGCCGAGAGCCAGGGCGGCATCACCCTGGTGCGCGACTACGACCCGAGCCTGCCGGACGTGCTGGTCGACCGCGAGCAGATGATCCAGGCCGTGCTCAACATCGTGCGCAACGCCATGCAGGCCATCGGCGGGCAGAACGAGCTGCGCCTGGGCCGCATCACCCTGCGCAGCCGCGCGGTGCGCCAGTTCACCATCGGCCATGTGCGCCACCGCCTGGTGGCGCGGGTCGAGATCGTCGACAACGGCCCCGGTATCCCCGCCGAACTGCAGGACACCCTCTTCTACCCCATGGTCAGCGGCCGCCCGGACGGTACCGGGCTGGGCCTGGCCATCACCCAGAACATCATCAGCCAGCACCAGGGCCTGATCGAGTGCGAGAGCCACCCCGGGCACACCACGTTCTCCATCTACCTGCCCCTGGAACAAGGAGCCACCGCCCCATGA
- a CDS encoding divergent polysaccharide deacetylase family protein, with the protein MRYLLSLLFCLLAGVAQAAPAGKAYMSIIIDDLGQSSARDSRTLALPGPVTMAIMPDTPHASDFARQAHKAGRTVILHMPMDPATGPYAWHPGIALEELGRRLDTALAKVPYAAGINNHMGSRMTAQRAPMTWLMAELQRRHLFFVDSRTSAATVAAAQAQAQGLAHVSRDVFLDDVRTTEAIAGQLRQGVELARKQGSAVLIGHPYPQTLEVLEREIPRLRSQGIELVSLGQMITERGNQAMPAHGRHGVYSNR; encoded by the coding sequence ATGCGTTATCTGCTGTCCCTGCTGTTCTGCCTGTTGGCCGGTGTCGCGCAAGCGGCCCCGGCCGGCAAGGCCTACATGAGCATCATCATCGACGACCTCGGCCAGAGCAGCGCGCGCGATAGCCGCACCCTGGCCCTGCCAGGGCCGGTGACCATGGCGATCATGCCCGACACCCCGCACGCCAGCGATTTCGCCCGCCAGGCGCACAAGGCCGGGCGCACGGTGATCCTGCACATGCCCATGGACCCGGCCACCGGCCCCTATGCCTGGCACCCCGGCATCGCCCTCGAAGAACTGGGCCGACGCCTGGACACCGCCCTGGCCAAGGTGCCCTATGCCGCCGGCATCAACAATCACATGGGCAGCCGCATGACCGCCCAGCGCGCGCCCATGACCTGGCTGATGGCTGAGTTGCAGCGCCGCCACCTGTTCTTCGTCGACAGCCGCACCAGTGCCGCCACGGTGGCGGCGGCGCAAGCGCAAGCGCAGGGGCTGGCGCATGTTTCCCGGGATGTGTTCCTGGACGACGTGCGCACCACCGAGGCCATTGCCGGGCAACTGCGCCAAGGCGTGGAGCTTGCCCGCAAACAGGGCTCGGCAGTGCTGATCGGGCACCCCTACCCACAGACCCTGGAAGTGCTGGAACGGGAAATCCCCCGGCTCAGGAGCCAGGGGATCGAGCTGGTCAGCCTCGGGCAGATGATCACCGAGCGTGGCAACCAGGCCATGCCCGCCCACGGCAGGCATGGGGTCTACAGCAATCGCTGA
- the grxC gene encoding glutaredoxin 3 gives MKPVIVYSSDYCPYCMRAKFLLQSKGVAFEEIKVDGKPQLRAEMSQKAGRTSVPQIWIGSTHVGGCDDLYALERAGKLDALLAA, from the coding sequence ATGAAGCCCGTCATCGTTTACTCCAGCGACTACTGCCCCTACTGCATGCGCGCCAAGTTCCTGCTCCAGAGCAAGGGCGTGGCGTTCGAAGAGATCAAGGTCGACGGCAAGCCCCAGCTGCGCGCCGAAATGAGCCAGAAGGCCGGCCGCACCTCGGTGCCGCAGATCTGGATCGGCAGCACGCACGTCGGTGGTTGCGATGACCTCTATGCCCTGGAGCGCGCCGGCAAGCTCGACGCGCTGCTGGCGGCCTGA
- a CDS encoding S41 family peptidase — translation MLHSPRLTQLALTIALVVGAPLAVAAEPAKPMAAKPAAVPATEVTAKAPLPLDELRTFAEVMDRIKAAYVEPVDDKTLLENAIKGMLSNLDPHSAYLGPEDFQELQESTSGEFGGLGIEVGMEDGFVKVVSPIDDTPASRAGIEAGDLIVKINGAPTRGQSMTEAVDKMRGKIGEKITLTLVRDGGTPFDVTLARAVIQVKSVKSQLLENDYGYIRITQFQVKTGDEVGKALAKLRKDNGKKLRGVVLDLRNNPGGVLQSAVEVADHFLTKGLIVYTKGRIANSELRYSADPADASEGVPLVVLINGGSASASEIVAGALQDQKRAVLMGTDSFGKGSVQTVLPLANDRALKLTTALYFTPNGRSIQAQGIVPDIEVRPAKLTAEADTDNFKEADLQGHLGNGNGGADRPSGSAKRKDRPQDNDFQLSQALSLLKGLNITKGD, via the coding sequence ATGCTGCACTCGCCCCGCCTCACCCAGCTGGCCCTGACCATCGCCCTGGTCGTCGGCGCGCCCCTGGCCGTTGCCGCCGAGCCGGCCAAGCCGATGGCGGCCAAGCCCGCCGCGGTGCCGGCCACCGAGGTGACCGCCAAGGCGCCGCTGCCGCTGGACGAGCTGCGCACCTTCGCCGAGGTCATGGACCGCATCAAGGCCGCCTATGTCGAGCCGGTGGATGACAAGACCCTGCTGGAGAACGCCATCAAGGGCATGCTCAGCAACCTCGACCCGCACTCGGCCTACCTTGGCCCCGAGGACTTCCAGGAACTGCAGGAAAGCACCAGCGGTGAGTTCGGCGGCCTGGGCATCGAGGTCGGCATGGAGGACGGCTTCGTCAAGGTGGTCTCGCCCATCGACGACACCCCGGCCTCGCGCGCCGGCATCGAGGCCGGCGACCTGATCGTCAAGATCAACGGCGCACCGACCCGCGGCCAGAGCATGACCGAGGCCGTGGACAAGATGCGCGGCAAGATCGGCGAGAAGATCACCCTGACCCTCGTGCGCGATGGCGGCACGCCGTTCGACGTGACGCTGGCCCGCGCGGTGATCCAGGTCAAGAGCGTCAAGAGCCAGCTGCTGGAGAACGACTACGGCTACATCCGCATCACCCAGTTCCAGGTCAAGACCGGCGACGAGGTGGGCAAGGCCCTGGCCAAGCTGCGCAAGGACAACGGCAAGAAACTGCGCGGCGTGGTCCTCGACCTGCGCAACAACCCCGGCGGCGTGTTGCAATCGGCGGTGGAAGTGGCCGACCACTTCCTGACCAAGGGCCTGATCGTCTACACCAAGGGTCGCATCGCCAATTCCGAACTGCGCTACTCCGCCGATCCGGCCGACGCCAGCGAAGGCGTGCCACTGGTGGTGCTGATCAACGGCGGCAGCGCCTCGGCCTCGGAAATCGTCGCCGGCGCCCTGCAGGACCAGAAACGCGCCGTGCTGATGGGTACCGACAGCTTCGGCAAAGGCTCGGTGCAGACCGTGCTGCCACTGGCCAACGACCGCGCGCTCAAGCTCACCACCGCGCTGTACTTCACCCCCAACGGTCGCTCGATCCAGGCCCAGGGCATCGTCCCGGACATCGAGGTGCGCCCGGCCAAGCTCACCGCCGAGGCCGACACCGACAACTTCAAGGAAGCCGACCTGCAGGGCCACCTGGGCAACGGCAATGGCGGCGCCGACCGCCCGAGCGGCAGCGCCAAGCGCAAGGATCGCCCACAGGACAACGACTTCCAGCTCAGCCAGGCCCTCAGCCTGCTCAAGGGCCTGAACATCACCAAGGGTGACTGA
- the secB gene encoding protein-export chaperone SecB encodes MTEQQTNGAAAEETAPQFSLQRIYVRDLSFEAPKSPQIFRQQWEPSVSLDLNTRQKALEGDFHEVVLTLSVTVKNGDEVAFIAEVQQAGIFLIANLDAASMSHTLGAFCPNILFPYARETLDSLVTRGSFPALMLSPVNFDALYAQEMQRMQEAGEVPTVQ; translated from the coding sequence ATGACCGAGCAACAGACCAACGGCGCTGCCGCTGAAGAAACCGCACCACAATTCTCCCTGCAGCGCATCTATGTGCGCGACCTGTCGTTCGAGGCGCCGAAAAGCCCGCAGATCTTCCGCCAGCAGTGGGAGCCGAGCGTTTCGCTGGACCTGAACACCCGTCAGAAAGCCCTGGAAGGCGACTTCCACGAAGTGGTGCTGACCCTGTCGGTGACCGTCAAGAACGGTGACGAAGTGGCGTTCATCGCCGAAGTGCAGCAGGCTGGTATCTTCCTGATCGCCAACCTGGATGCCGCCTCGATGAGCCACACCCTCGGCGCGTTCTGCCCGAACATCCTGTTCCCGTACGCCCGCGAGACCCTGGACAGCCTGGTGACCCGTGGCTCGTTCCCGGCGCTGATGCTGTCGCCGGTCAACTTCGACGCCCTGTACGCGCAAGAAATGCAGCGCATGCAGGAAGCCGGTGAAGTGCCGACCGTGCAGTAA
- the trmL gene encoding tRNA (uridine(34)/cytosine(34)/5-carboxymethylaminomethyluridine(34)-2'-O)-methyltransferase TrmL yields the protein MFHVILFQPEIPPNTGNIIRLCANSGCALHLIEPISFELDDKRLRRAGLDYHEYATLKRHESLAACLESLGQPRLFAFTTKGSQPFHEVAYQPGDAFLFGPESRGLPAEVLDSLPTGQRLRLPMRPGCRSLNLSNTVAVTVYEAWRQQGFAGS from the coding sequence ATGTTTCACGTCATCCTTTTTCAACCAGAAATTCCGCCGAATACCGGCAACATCATCCGCCTGTGCGCCAACAGCGGCTGCGCCTTGCACCTGATCGAGCCGATCAGCTTCGAACTGGACGACAAACGCCTGCGCCGCGCCGGGCTGGATTACCACGAGTATGCCACGCTCAAGCGCCACGAGAGCCTGGCTGCCTGCCTGGAAAGCCTCGGCCAGCCGCGGCTGTTCGCCTTCACCACCAAGGGCTCGCAGCCGTTCCACGAGGTCGCCTACCAACCAGGCGATGCCTTCCTGTTCGGGCCTGAAAGCCGTGGCTTGCCGGCAGAAGTGCTGGACAGCCTGCCCACCGGGCAACGCCTGCGCCTGCCGATGCGCCCAGGGTGCCGCAGCCTGAACCTGTCCAACACCGTGGCGGTGACGGTGTACGAGGCCTGGCGCCAGCAAGGGTTTGCCGGGAGTTGA
- a CDS encoding chorismate mutase: MRAITLALTCCFALSGCASSATITPTLDQLLTSIDRRLDLAEAVALHKWDHQQPVQASAREHQVLVSARQAAVAHHLDPARVEAFFADQIEANKLLQYHLLDTWHRARQAPALPRRDLANEVRPELDLLQEQLLSALARFDQTPPDNCANHLADALQHRAEDSTRHLALVRASAQLCKLR, from the coding sequence ATGCGTGCCATCACCCTCGCACTGACCTGCTGCTTCGCCCTATCCGGTTGTGCCTCCTCTGCGACCATCACGCCCACCCTGGATCAGTTGCTTACCAGCATCGATCGGCGCCTGGACCTGGCCGAAGCTGTCGCCCTGCACAAGTGGGATCACCAGCAACCCGTGCAGGCCAGCGCCCGCGAGCATCAGGTATTGGTCAGCGCACGCCAGGCCGCCGTCGCCCACCACTTGGATCCGGCACGCGTCGAGGCCTTTTTTGCCGACCAGATCGAAGCCAACAAACTCCTGCAGTACCACCTGCTCGACACCTGGCATCGCGCCCGACAGGCGCCAGCCCTTCCACGCCGCGACCTGGCCAACGAAGTGCGCCCTGAACTGGACCTGCTACAGGAACAGCTGTTGAGCGCCCTTGCCCGCTTCGACCAGACCCCACCAGACAATTGCGCCAACCACCTGGCCGACGCCTTGCAACATCGCGCCGAGGATTCCACGCGCCATCTCGCCCTGGTTCGCGCCAGCGCCCAGCTGTGCAAATTGCGCTGA
- a CDS encoding rhodanese-like domain-containing protein translates to MVAHLIQFATDHFILVAIFVVLLVLLLINEVRRGGQSLSNGQLTALVNADKALVIDIRPAKDYSAGHIVGAVNIPQDKLASRMTELEKHKEKTLIVVDAMGQQSGTICRELLKAGYTAAKLSGGVSSWKADNLPLVK, encoded by the coding sequence ATGGTTGCTCACCTGATTCAATTCGCGACAGATCACTTCATCCTGGTGGCGATCTTCGTCGTTCTGCTGGTTTTGCTGCTGATCAACGAAGTCCGCCGCGGCGGCCAGAGCCTGAGCAACGGCCAGCTGACCGCGCTGGTCAACGCCGACAAGGCGCTGGTGATCGATATCCGCCCCGCCAAGGACTACTCGGCCGGGCACATCGTCGGTGCGGTGAACATCCCGCAGGACAAGCTGGCCAGCCGCATGACCGAGCTGGAAAAGCACAAAGAGAAGACCCTGATCGTCGTCGACGCGATGGGCCAGCAGTCCGGCACGATTTGCCGCGAGCTGCTCAAGGCTGGTTACACCGCGGCCAAGCTCAGCGGTGGCGTGTCCAGCTGGAAAGCCGATAACCTGCCCCTGGTGAAGTGA
- the gpmI gene encoding 2,3-bisphosphoglycerate-independent phosphoglycerate mutase yields the protein MTSTPKPLVLIILDGFGHSESPEYNAIYAANTPVYDRLRATQPHGLISGSGMDVGLPDGQMGNSEVGHMNLGAGRVVYQDFTRVTKAIRDGEFFANPVLGGAVDKAVGAGKAVHILGLLSDGGVHSHQDHLIAMAELAAQRGAEKIYLHAFLDGRDTPPRSAQSSIELLDATFAKLGKGRIASLIGRYYAMDRDNRWDRVSAAYNLIVDSAAEYTADNALAGLQAAYARDESDEFVKATRIGQAVKVEDGDAVIFMNFRADRARELSRVFVEPDFNEFARARLPKLAAYIGLTQYSAKIPAPAAFAPASLHNVLGEYLAKNGKTQLRIAETEKYAHVTFFFSGGREEPFEGEERILIPSPKVATYDLQPEMSAPEVTDRIVEAIEQQRFDVIVVNYANGDMVGHTGVFEAAVKAVEALDGCVGRIVQALDKVGGEALITADHGNVEQMEDECTGQAHTAHTTEPVPFIYVGKRSVKVRQGGVLADVAPTMLKLMGLEKPAEMTGTSILVDA from the coding sequence ATGACGAGCACGCCTAAACCCCTGGTCCTGATCATCCTGGATGGCTTCGGTCACAGCGAAAGCCCCGAATACAACGCCATCTACGCCGCCAACACACCGGTCTACGACCGCCTGCGCGCCACCCAGCCGCATGGCCTGATCTCCGGTTCCGGCATGGACGTGGGGCTGCCCGACGGGCAGATGGGCAACTCGGAAGTCGGTCACATGAACCTCGGCGCCGGGCGTGTGGTGTACCAGGACTTCACCCGGGTGACCAAGGCCATCCGCGATGGCGAGTTCTTCGCAAACCCCGTGCTTGGCGGCGCGGTGGACAAGGCCGTCGGCGCCGGCAAGGCCGTGCACATCCTCGGCCTGCTCTCCGACGGCGGCGTGCACAGCCACCAGGACCACCTGATCGCCATGGCCGAACTGGCCGCGCAGCGTGGCGCCGAGAAGATCTACCTGCACGCCTTCCTCGACGGCCGCGACACCCCGCCGCGCAGCGCCCAGTCGTCCATCGAACTGCTCGACGCCACCTTCGCCAAGCTGGGCAAGGGCCGCATCGCCAGCCTGATCGGCCGCTACTACGCCATGGACCGCGACAACCGCTGGGACCGTGTCAGCGCCGCCTACAACCTGATCGTCGACAGCGCCGCCGAATACACCGCCGACAACGCCCTTGCCGGCCTGCAAGCGGCCTACGCCCGCGACGAGAGCGACGAGTTCGTCAAAGCCACGCGCATTGGCCAGGCGGTCAAGGTCGAAGACGGCGACGCCGTTATCTTCATGAACTTCCGCGCCGACCGCGCCCGCGAGCTGTCGCGGGTGTTCGTCGAGCCTGATTTCAACGAGTTTGCGCGCGCGCGCCTGCCCAAGCTGGCGGCCTACATCGGCCTGACCCAGTACTCGGCGAAGATCCCGGCCCCGGCGGCCTTCGCCCCGGCCAGCCTGCACAACGTGCTCGGCGAATACCTGGCGAAAAACGGCAAGACCCAGCTGCGCATCGCCGAAACCGAGAAGTACGCCCACGTCACGTTCTTCTTCTCGGGCGGACGCGAAGAGCCGTTCGAAGGCGAGGAACGCATCCTCATCCCGTCGCCGAAGGTCGCCACCTACGACCTGCAGCCAGAAATGAGCGCCCCGGAGGTCACCGACCGCATTGTCGAGGCCATCGAGCAGCAGCGCTTCGACGTGATCGTGGTCAACTACGCCAACGGCGACATGGTCGGCCATACCGGCGTGTTCGAGGCGGCGGTCAAGGCCGTGGAAGCCCTGGATGGCTGTGTCGGGCGCATTGTCCAGGCCCTGGACAAGGTCGGCGGCGAAGCGTTGATCACCGCCGACCACGGCAACGTCGAGCAGATGGAAGACGAGTGCACAGGCCAGGCGCACACCGCCCACACCACCGAGCCTGTGCCGTTCATCTATGTCGGCAAGCGCAGCGTCAAGGTTCGCCAAGGCGGTGTGCTGGCCGACGTGGCGCCGACCATGCTCAAGCTGATGGGGCTGGAAAAACCAGCGGAAATGACCGGAACCTCGATCCTGGTCGATGCCTGA